The Heyndrickxia acidicola sequence CAATATTTGCGCTTGAATTGTCACATCCAAAGCGGTAGTTGGTTCATCCGCGATTAAAAGCTTTGGATTGCAGGCCATCGCCATCGCAATCATGACTCTTTGGCGCATTCCCCCGGAAAGCTGGTGCGGAAAGTCATCCACAATCTGTTCTGCCCGTGGAATCCCAACGAGCTTCAGCAGTTCAATCGCTTTATTTCTGGCTTGTTTTGGAGTTGTTTTGCTATGTAGTATCAAACTCTCCATGATCTGAACACCAATTTTATGAACAGGGTTTAATGATGTCATGGGTTCCTGAAAGATCATACTGATATCATCCCCGCGAATTTTGCGCATCTCTCCTTCCGGTAATGAAACCAGATCTGTTCCATGGAGCTTTACTTGGCCTGTTATCTTAGCACTTTGCTGCAGCAGTCTCATAATAGAAAGCGATGTAACACTTTTTCCACACCCTGACTCCCCCACAAGTCCCAGCGTCTGCCCTTGTTTAATTTGAAAAGAAACGTTTTGAACAGCCCGATAATAGGTTTCATCAATTTCAAATTCAATTTGAAGGTTGTTAACATCAAGCAACGTCTCCATTCCTTCACCTCCTTAATCAATCCCATTTTTTATGTGATTACCTTACTTCTTTCCTACCCTGTATCTTTTGTCCTCTATCCTTATCACCACCTGCTTGTGTGGCTATTATAGCATTAGAAAATTCTAAATATATTAAAAATTCATTAGAAATTAAATTTCATTTCTTTCATTTCATACTGTTAAAGGGACTTTTCCCTTTATAGTTCTAATTTGTAATGATTATATTGGACTCCATAAAAAAACATTCCTATGATAGGAATGCTTCGTAACATCATTATTATTAGCTGTTTTCGCACAGAAGATTGTTTGTTTTATCATAGGTTCTTGCTCGGCTGTGAATAAAAAAATAAGGTGAGTTGATACTACTGTTATTCACTCTATAGTAGCTAGGTTCAAAGAAAGCAAATGCTAAAAATTAGCAGATACCCTAAAATACCAGGTCAACAATATGAGGAGTTTTTAAATGATTTTCTCACTTTATTTTTTTCTTTCATGGCTCATATTGTACTTAATGGCATTTATAAAGTGTATTTCCTCTTTTAAGCATTTGTCTTTTTTATTTCTCGTGCTGCTTTTAATTCATAACCATCTCTATATTCTCATACCTGAGAATTGGAAAGGCTTTACCCTAAGCAATAAAGTAAATTTGTATTGGGCTTTTCTATTATATAAAACCATAATTGTTCCTTGTTCTTTAGTCATTATCTATAAAGAAACAAGCAAAAAACTGGAGGGCGCCAAATTAGTCTTTCTTTCCTCCTTCATCTTTGCTGTCATTATGTCTTTGATGGATTTATTAAGCCATTTATTAAAGGTATTTCAGTATAATTGGTGGAATTTTTACTGGTCCTTCTTTTATTTTGGAGGTATCTCCTCTCTAACACTATGTTTATTACTGATGTTTGGCAGACTGGAGGACACAAAAGAATATGATTGCTGAAAAAGCATTTGATGTAAATGATTGGGTTGTTCTATCGAGCGGTGCCATCCTTTGGTTGATTATATTTTTTCTTCCTAAAAAAATAAATCGTGCTGATACTATCTTAATTATGCTATACGGAGTAACCGTTGCAAGCATTTGGGATAATTCCTTCGGTACAAAACATTAGATTTTTATGATATTATGGACGGCCCTGCCTATGATGTGATGGATAGTTTTGTTTATTTTCTTTATCCGCCATTTGCTTATTTTTTTGTCTATGGCTATCAACTCTTACATTTAAAAGAAAATGGAACGGCAATGTACATCATCATCTGCTCTCTTCTGGCTATCTTATATGAAAAGGTATTAACATCCTTGCACGTTTTTACCTATAAAAATGGCTTTAATATTTTTTATTCCTTTTGCATTTACCTAGTCACCCAAAGTATTCTACTTGCATTTGTGAAGCAGTTAAATAAGAATCATTGAAAATGCCCTTCCATCATCAGAGAGAGCTTCTTCGTAAGTCAACTATTTCTCAACATTAAAGCAAGTTCATTTAGTTTGTCATATTGCTGAATGAGATAATAGCGTCCTTCCTTTTTCAAATATCCCTTATCGCAAAATTGAGCAAATACATGCAATAGGTGGCGGTAGGAAACGCCTAAAAAATCACAAACCGTTACATGCTTTTCCTTATAGATCCTTTCATCTGCCGTCTGAAGAATAAAATCCGCGAGCCGATTTTCAAGTGGAAAGGCAAGGCTTTGCGTATATTTTGCAGCAATTTGTGTAGCCTTTTCACTTAAAAATTTGGTCAGTTCCCGCAGGAATTTCGGGTCTTCCAGCATTTTTTCGCGACAGCGATTAAAAGGAATAGCAAAGCAAATCGTTTTAGCAGATGTTTGAATCCCTTTTGTATAATAAACCTCATTTAATAATTCCATTTCCCCAATATAATCCTTCGTGTTAATAAAATTTATAAGGGAAACCTTCCCATTTTGATGGGTCACATAAATTTTCGCTTTTCCTTCGACGACATAAAATAAAAAATT is a genomic window containing:
- a CDS encoding ABC transporter ATP-binding protein, which codes for METLLDVNNLQIEFEIDETYYRAVQNVSFQIKQGQTLGLVGESGCGKSVTSLSIMRLLQQSAKITGQVKLHGTDLVSLPEGEMRKIRGDDISMIFQEPMTSLNPVHKIGVQIMESLILHSKTTPKQARNKAIELLKLVGIPRAEQIVDDFPHQLSGGMRQRVMIAMAMACNPKLLIADEPTTALDVTIQAQILDLMRKLAKENDMSILLITHDLGVVAEMCDYVAVMYAGEIVEQGTVRQIFKNPKHPYTIGLLNSIPRMAGPKERLTPIQGNVPALRNMPEGCRFAPRCPHATNVCKQQPSHVQIEPEHSAKCWLHV
- the yeiL gene encoding transcriptional regulator YeiL, with protein sequence MDIYKNEKRQCFLEKNSIEHLFSFPIKEFIEVHEYKRDEWIIREGMRPNFLFYVVEGKAKIYVTHQNGKVSLINFINTKDYIGEMELLNEVYYTKGIQTSAKTICFAIPFNRCREKMLEDPKFLRELTKFLSEKATQIAAKYTQSLAFPLENRLADFILQTADERIYKEKHVTVCDFLGVSYRHLLHVFAQFCDKGYLKKEGRYYLIQQYDKLNELALMLRNS